From Nematostella vectensis chromosome 14, jaNemVect1.1, whole genome shotgun sequence, a single genomic window includes:
- the LOC116612125 gene encoding uncharacterized protein K02A2.6-like, with protein sequence MQESPFVTDERLDNIRRETAENPSLQTLMTVTQQGWPDNKAEVPTCIFEYWPYRDELSTQNGLAFRGTRIVIPATMRTEMTTRAHASHLSIQYTTNTARDIMYRPGMSADLTEAVQRCSTCQEMQPAQQKEPMMTHPIPQLPWQAVASDCLEVQGEHYLVLVDLYCDYIELVQLTDMSSKTLIQQMKPIFATNGTPAVLISDNGTNYSSQEFQEFTKAWETYHVTIHPHHHKSNGKVESAVKIMKRIIIKARKDGSDLWKTLLEWGDSPTPVVSMATTPSSYVVQVNGRTYRRNRVNL encoded by the coding sequence ATGCAGGAGTCGCCGTTTGTGACTGACGAACGACTTGACAACATCAGACGAGAGACAGCCGAAAACCCCTCACTCCAAACCTTGATGACAGTCACCCAGCAAGGTTGGCCAGACAACAAAGCTGAAGTTCCCACGTGTATTTTCGAATACTGGCCATACAGAGATGAACTATCAACTCAGAACGGACTTGCCTTCAGGGGAACCAGGATCGTCATTCCTGCAACAATGAGAACCGAGATGACAACACGAGCACATGCGTCACACCTAAGTATCCAGTACACTACAAATACAGCTAGAGACATCATGTATAGACCAGGCATGTCAGCTGACCTTACAGAAGCAGTACAGCGATGCTCCACCTGTCAAGAAATGCAACCAGCACAGCAGAAAGAGCCAATGATGACACATCCCATACCTCAGCTACCATGGCAAGCAGTTGCCAGTGATTGCCTGGAAGTGCAAGGCGAACACTACTTGGTCCTAGTAGATCTGTACTGTGACTACATAGAATTAGTTCAGCTTACAGACATGTCATCTAAAACTCTCATCCAGCAGATGAAACCGATATTTGCAACCAACGGGACACCAGCAGTTCTTATATCAGACAATGGAACCAACTACAGCTCACAGGAATTCCAAGAGTTCACCAAGGCATGGGAAACATATCACGTAACTATACATCCTCATCACCACAAGTCTAACGGGAAGGTGGAGTCGGCAGTGAAGATTATGAAGAGAATCATCATCAAGGCCAGGAAAGACGGCTCAGACCTGTGGAAGACACTATTGGAATGGGGAGACTCACCAACTCCAgtggtttccatggcaacaacGCCAAGCAGTTACGTTGTACAAGTCAATGGCAGGACGTATCGCAGAAATCGGGTAAATTTGTGA